Within Conger conger chromosome 3, fConCon1.1, whole genome shotgun sequence, the genomic segment CGATTCACACCTCAACAGGTGCAGCAGTAGGAGCAGGGAGCTGTGTGACGCATGCTATCAGAGCAGAACAGCACTGGAGCTTCAGCGCTGCCTCCATCGGTCTCCACTCCAAGCTTGCTGTGGAAAGGAGAGCAGGCTTTGAGCTGTGACATTTTCAGTGCTCACTGATCAGTTTAATTGACAATATTTTAGAGGAGGTCAATGGGGCAgatatttgatttgttttgtccCCTTTCTGGGTTTCAGActtttgtttattcattgaaTATGTTGTATTTCTTTGGAAaggatatacagtgggctccagaattattggcacccttaatagaaatggagaaaaaaggctgaatataataaacaacatgtatAATATTGTTGTTATAGATAATATTGTTGATTATACTTGATTacttcttacttttctgtgagtgattttgagctttatgtgtgtgagatatgtgtgtatatgtgtgcatgtataagctactggatgcctaaaatttccatcgggatgaataaagtatctatctatctatctatctatctatctatatattttatgttgaaacATACAAGAAACACTATACttctatttcaatacatttactctcatgtttcaatgttttttatttagcaatctcattttttctgaaaaccacaggtgccacaattattggcacccctaacaattattgtaaataaaatcaaacaaattgaAACTGGTAATACAAtttaactttaatttagttaatcacAGTCTAAATGAACTATATTGCATAATTCCATCACTTTGTGATTCActacagtataaaaatgaggtaacatgaatgttaaattcctttgtcaaccatcagcatgggaaaagccaaagaactgtcaattcagaagacacagatggtaatcaTCACATGttaggtaatgggtacaaaaacatacataaatggttaaacataccacttagcactgtaagtgcaataataaaaaacacataTGGAATGacgcaaacttgccaggaagaggatgcaagtgcatattatcgccccggacagtaaggaagatggtgagggaggccatatgTAGCCCAAGGATCAAAGTTTAAGAATTCCAGAGATCAGTtgaggtcaccaagtctaaaaatgtttttacaattgCACTAACGTatcagcaaactctttggaatggtggcacaaagacaaccCTTACTGAGAACATGCAAAAGCAAGCatgtttgccaaacctcattggactTATGACTtgaacatgtttggcggcaaaatggaatgcatacaaggagaagcacctcatatgaactgtcaaatatggcagtgggtcattgatgttttggagatgttttgctgccagtggtcaagGGGCACCATTTAAGATAATTGGCagaatgaattcaacaaaatatCGGGCAGAAAATccggttgcctctgctaggcaGCTGAGTCTTGGGTGTAgatagattgtccagcaggacaatgattccacgtatacatcaaaatccacacagaaatgtttaaaaacaacaaccatgttcagCAATGGCCATATCAGTATCcagtatcccaaggatatcaataatGCTGAATAGTTATGCATGAAGGAATTGTCATAAATCCctataaatgtgttttctaaCCTATAGAAAAGAAACTCTTGGACTCTTGAAACTCTTGAAAAGGACTCTTGGCTgacatctttgccaggggtgccaatgattttggagcccactgtacctATGTGTCCATCAAGAAAACATTCAGTTATTTATCCTTTGATTTCTGAATGGCAAAAAATGTAACATAGATGAATAATATATATGTAACATTTATGTAAACAATTCCAATAATCAGTCACAATTTGTGTAGGTTGCACTAGACGCAAGCAATTATGTAATGCAATACAATCCCATTCATATCAAATGTATATAGTCGCTCTGAAGAGACTTAATTTCAGAGAATGTTCGTAATCggtgttatgtttattttatcagGTATAAAGTGATCAGAATTTAAGTGCACTGCTTTTGTTGCTCTCTGTTGTTACTTTCTGCTTTTTCAATAAAGTTGCAATGAAATGACCTTGCCTGGGCGGCGTAAACCACCATCCGGGTTCTAAATAAAGTTGACGCATGCGTACTGCGCGTTCTGTGGTTCGACCTCTGCTGCCGGTAAGTGAAGTGAAGGTACATAGAGAGCCGAAAACTTAAAACTGTACAATCGTGTGTCATCTTCTCTAAAAACTGTATTTAGTGCCAGACCGATCCCGTCCCCGCATAGTATGGGGGCAGGAGTATGCTCGgccttttttttgtaatttctcATTCATAATTTACGCCGGCAAACCTCTATTGACCTTAGCTAACATTGGCTAATTTTTGCTTGTATTTTCAGAGACAGACCCGGGTTTCTACCAAGTTGGAACGAACCGGTTcaataaagaaattaaaatgtatgccTGTGCGAAGTTCGTCTCTACGCCTGCACTGGTAAGTGCTTTGTTGGGAATGAAAATTGGAACAGACACTGTTAACACTCTCGCAGTTTGTATTTGCACGGGCCTGTTGAACTTGAATTCGACTAGCTTGCTTGAGAGCAGCAAACTGATTCGCTGGATTGCTAGCCATTGATTGATTATAAACATCTTGCGTGTTTTGTATAAATAATCACGATAATTTGAGCGCGCTGGTATGTAGTTCAGATGACACAATGGAGCTAATTTTGCAACTCGAATCGGACCCTCCTCCCCAAACATTTGGCAAGCTAACTTAGCTTTGCTAACGAGCAAATTTCATAGAGTAGCTAGATTTGCAGGTTTCGAAATTCCAAGGTCATTCTACGCCGTAAAAGCAACtgcaagttgtgtgtgtgtgttaactcgCGCTAGAAAAGCAAATTTAGTATGAAGTCTGCATGCGGACTTTTGGTCATGTTGTATAAGTTAGGTTGATAATGTATATCCTATAACATGGGGCGTGTGCAAAGGAAGCCAGATTGCTATGGCGGGGCTATAGAGAAGCTCTACTGTAGTGTCCATGCAGTTCATGTATAACTGCTTCCTGAAAGTCCTGCTGAAGCAATCCTAAATGTTCCTCCCACTTGTCACCACCTGTATCGCTTAAATTACTTGACATCATGCACTGCACTCTCTTGGAAATCAAAGAAAGCTTAGTTGTTGTTTAGTAAGGTTCTACTTTGACTCTAAAACAACGTGCTTAATTTTAATAAGTCAGTGTGAATGTTACTTAACATTTGAGTCCTTTGCGCTCACCTTCATTCTTCGGAGCAAATGCACAGCTCAGTATAGGTGTCTTATTTCAGGACGGCGTGTGTCACTCTGACATTTCCATTGTTTTGGGTGCAGGTGCGTGTTGGCTCCCGGGCTCTGTGCAGGCCCCTCTCTGCAGCTGTCATGTCTGGACCTCTGACCAGAACAGGAGAGGTGAGGAATCGTATTTCTGTCTCAACCCAGTCGATTGTCCTTGAAAGTGCTTTTCATTGCTGGGCTGCAACAGTGTTGTAATTTCACCACAGAATACATGTTGGCCCAGATTGAGTGAGTTTCAGGAACTTTTCACAATGAAAAGCTCAAGTTACTCCTCAAGTGTGTTATCGTGAACTTGGTGTTGATGGTTCTCTGGTGAATCAATTTACCTTTTTTTCCAGGCTAGTGCAGCCCTTCTGCCACAGAGCGGCCCGTCTCCGCTAGCCCTAAGAGGCTTCCAGACAAGTGCTGCCAGCCGGGACATTGACACTGCAGCCAAGTTTATTGGTGCTGGTGCTGCTACTGTTGGAGTAGCTGGATCTGGGGCCGGAATCGGAACCGTGTTCGGCAGCCTTATCATTGGTTATGCCAGGTGAGGGCTCAGTCTGTCTCCTGCTTTAAGGCAGTAATACCATTCATAATTTTTTCCCTGTCAATTCTAGCTTCAGCATATTTGTGAAACTGAAGGTGGTCGATACAGTACATGAAGAATAGATTCCCTTTTTTACCTGCCTGAGGTTGCACAGTTTGTATGCAAATAATCCTATTTGCAAATGCTTGAGATCTCTGATAAACAGGCTGTGCCATTTCTTGCAGTACTGTGTTTTATTGGATGTTGTATAAATCGTATAAAGATGTTTTGCAAGGAGCACTGCTGAATTGAATTCCACCTTAGTTGGaccaaataaattaattaaaacgcTGTTCACTCGCAAGCCTCCTCTGCTGCAGTTCTGATGTCATGCCTCTAATGTGTCTAATGAAGTGGTGGTATTTCTCTGTGACATTTGGAGACACTTTGGATAGTTGACCAGTACATGCTCACTCTGGCAACTGTTTGTCCTCCACAGGAACCCTTCTCTAAAGCAGCAGCTGTTTTCCTACGCCATCCTTGGGTTCGCCTTGTCTGAAGCCATGGGTCTATTCTGTTTGATGGTTGCATTCTTGATCTTGTTTGCCATGTAGAAAAATCCCCTATAGTTGTAAACATGCATCTAAAGTAAGATATAATGGTATTTCACAGTGGCTACCAAAATTGTTGTGTTTATCGTAAAAGCATACTTTTCCACATTGAACACTGTCAAACCAGACATGTACAAATGTAAGCAAATACAgaattaaaatgcatgtatttgactatttaaaagaaatatgacCGCTAACTTTTGTATTTTGGGaatcctgtttttctttctacGGCTACAGCTGCATGATCAGCTTTCAAGTGTCAACTGGCCATCTGCAGAAAAGAGCTGTGCATATattctgtacagtatatgaatctAGAGCATTTATTCCatacattattttcattgttgaaAGCTGTGAAGATGAGCAGGGTAGATCCTCTATGAAGGTTTTAACTGCAGGTCAGTTGCAGTATGTTTGTGGGATGAAATTGCATTAAGGCCATCGATTGCCAGATCATGCTTTTGTAAATCGCATTAATAAATTTACACCCCCATCATTTACTGGTGCTAAATTGTCTTGCGTTAATTATTTTTAGATTAGTTGTGAGCAACCACAATTTCCTTGGTGTTGTTTGTATGCTTAAATGTGTTGGAAGTTATATTCAAGGTGTGTAGTACAGCTAATCACCATTGTGAATACTGCTGTAACACATTCTTTTGATATGGTATGCAAAATGGAGTGCTGTGGTGACTGATGTACAGTTGTGCCTAAGCATGTCTGGGCTTTAGGTAAGGTAGACTAGTTTGGACCCTGCATAAGATCATGTAGTCAGGTTTTGGGAAGTGTGTTTTCAAAGGGAAAAAGTCAGAAACCGTGAACTTGCTTTGCACTTAACTATGTATTCTGCACCACAATAATTTATCCTGCGGAAATGATTTTAAGTAAAGTCATTTAACCTGCGCGATACATTGTAATGTCTTTGAGGTCTAGGGAGTTGCAGGCCTTAGTTGGTATGCTCGCGAGATTTAGTGAGACCCGTGGACTTTAGCCCGCAGAAAGGTTGAGCACTGCTCTGTGTAAATGGAATTGGAAGTGGTGGCAGTTAAAACACTGCACAATAAGGCATAAGCATTGCCGACAATGAGTTTACTGGCAGAATTAAATTTAGATCACTATGCGAACGCTAGCTGGAAAGGGTATGGTATTGAAACCATCATTGTGTGGAACTATGGGTATACCCACTGAACTCAATATGTGTACACCAAGGGTCAATgtgaatttgaatgtgaatttttTGTATTCGCCAGCAATAGATTTATGTAAGCCTGTTTGCTTTTGCTTTGTAATGGTTAATGTCAAACTATTATTTTTCTGGTTAATTGTTCAGTGTTGAAGTGCTAAAATGCGATTCAGTAACTGTCCACACTTAAAAGAAAGCCAGAAAACCATTATAACATATACAAAACcatcataaaataaatgaacagtcCTGgtataatttaaatgtttctaACAGCATATGGAGGAATAATCAAGGTATTTTTCTCTTGGATATCATGAATTTTAACAAATATAATTCAACAAATGAAATCCCTAGGTCATTTTATGTCATATGATGTTAGTCATGTGATATTGGATTACATCACAAATTGGATACCTGTAGGTGTCTGCCGATTGAGTCTGGGCTCtttgtaatacttttttttaaatcctcttttcctttccttgtgCTTGTTCCAATCTCTTATTTTATGTTCTACTGGAGAAGATGAGTATTAAAAAAATGGGTTTTTTTGTACTGGTACTCAGGGTTCAGCTTTCGGTTCTCAACCCCACACCAGATATAATGTCGGCCCCTGCTGATATCTATGAATTCCGCTCAAAAAGGCAGTTTTGGTTTCCCCATTGGGATCCATTCATTTttgacagcaaattaaaaatacatctgCTCATGTACTAATTATAATTCTGTATTCTATCAGAAagaaaaatgattatttttaagatatgatttttttatatttttggacTGTAATATTTTTGCACCCTACTTGTAGATAAATTATATACACAGTGCACACGGTTAGGAAAAAGAAGCCAAATTCTGTGCAtttctaatgtgtggttatggcAGCAATTTACAAGAGCATATCAATATTGATTGAGGTAGCAGTTTAgcatcatattcattgtttctttACAAATCCATTGTgcaggactacagagccaaaagaacacaaattgtaccactgtccaaatacttagactgcactgtaaagtACCAAATTTGCTATGTtcttgaataaaatgttttaaaaggcCAAGGAGTTACTTTAACCAacttattaaaatataaattataaatatatatataatatatgaaaaTTCCCGCTTCTATGTTTTTCAATTtcttgacattttaaaaatcgtAAACATCACTGATCCATAAGGTTTGTATAGCTACAAAATCTCAGCAGCTTTGTGCTCTAAACTGGAcaaatgtacagtttgtgtttaaaaatatgattgaaTAATATTGAGATATTTTAAGCATCCCAGTACCCTCTCACCGCAAGagtaaaaaaacttttttaggtattatttttagacttaacctcctatccacttagaggtttgatgcattgtatgttcagagatgctcttctgcttactactgttgtaatgtgtggttatttgcattactgtcatcttcctgtcagcttcaaccagtctggcccttctcctctgacctctctcattaactcaATGCATTTCTGGccgctgaactgctgctcaatggttgctttttgtttttcgcatcattatctgcaaactccagagactagtgtgcgtgaaaatcctaggagattagcagtttctgagatactctaaccattacattacattacgtggtatttagcaaagtgcaaatcaatcacaagaacaagtgcaaaagtagacctgagaggacagtacagttccgagtcctagtgtaaacatacagaaattcagaacccttgaagagtacaatcaacattcaaactagcataccactgttggcagctagaatacaacaacagccaataaaaacaatacctatacaagtaacaatatctatacataagtgccattatggtctaaggctaatcacagtgattgtgagttggggagggaaaggtgtagtctgaagagatgggtcttcagtctgcgcttgaaggaggtcagagactctgccgttctgacattcaccgggaggtcattccaccaccgtgggaccaggacagacagcagtcgtgagcgtgaagtgcaggtgtggcgagggggaggcgccagacggcacgaagtggcagaactgaggggtcttgttggtgtataggtcttgataagggattgaatatacacagtggctgatcctttaactgcctggtatgcgagcaccaaagttttaaatttgatgcgagccataacaggcagccagtggaggttgctgagcaggggggtgacatgtgaatgtctgggaacatttaATACCAAACGGGTtgcaccctgtctgccaccaacaattattccacggtcaaagtcactgagatcacatttattccccattctgtcatttggtctgaaaaacagctgaaccccttgaccatgtctgcatgtcatTATATGTCATTTGTtattgccacatgattggctgatgaaatatttgcaataacaagctggtgtacaggtttacctaataaagtggtctgagtgtatattactaTTTATTTGGGTATtattcagacctgggtcaaatacttgatcgatcttgcctggtggaattgagccaaccaagaggaccagaatgcaGAGTTATTTCATATGTTCCAATATACCGgaccagctcagtaaagcatagaaaagtgttGCTGCAATTAAAAGTTGTTAGAAAGGAAATTAATTGGGTACAAATAAAATAGGCTATTTTTATAGTGCtacttttgttatttttttaaattgacaaTTAAGGAATAGAATGATCTCCTGAATAAGAGTAATCTTATTCATGTAATCAAATCTGTTTTGTACCAAACATCCCGATCAATCAGTGCCAGTGACTGTCACATTCTGGTCAACTCTACCTTCGCCAATggccatattacattacattacattacattacttagcatttagcagacgctcttatccagagcgacttacaacaaagtgcaaatcaaacacaagaacaagtgcaaaagtggacctgagaggacagtactgttccgagtcctagtgtgaacatacagaaattcagaacccttgaagagtacaatcaaccaTATGAGGCGAGTCAAGAAGAAGGCCATGTTGTTCAACAGGTCACTCTTTTTACAAATGAAAGTATTACATTTCAGaggtattttcatacattaaacTCAAATTTTGGAGATTACTAATTCTAAATTCAAgtgcacattttttttctttgtaataaGAAAACATCAGAATTTTGGGCTATATTGTGGCTTGTGGCACAATTTTGTTTAATGGACCCACCCTAGACTCTGATGTTAAGTCAGCACTGTGTGCAGGACACAATATAATTGGTCATATCCATATCTCCTTATGCGAGACGGGTGcgtggacccaaaatgcacgactcaaaccatagtgtagtaaagtcccgtcagggctttatttggggaatatccagggAACGtcgtcaaaaacaagcaatgttcatacacgtaaatatccagccagaaaaccaaagcgtAGTACCGAgtgagaaggcagtctcgtagtcggtacaccatgcgggaagtccggtagccaggaaagctgtcagtggggcagaagtacaggcgggtcgtaggcaggctcagggtcgatgatggcgcaagagtcaagaccgaagtcggGTCGGCTCGGCTCGGCTCGGCTCGGCTCGGCTCGGCTCGGCTCGGCTCGGCTCGGCTCGGCTACTCAAGCGCTGCACTGAccaacaggaggcaaacaatttcacacagacatgacattaaactgagcttatatgtaggtgtagacaggtgtagacaattagtttgagagcagcaagagaatggaaatcaggtgtggaggattgacaagttaacaaggtaattagtaatcgttagtaataaacctatcctgccctagcattagtaaattagtaaataacatgcacaagaaacgtaaggtaacatgaacacgattagaatgttagtattacccaatcctgatctagcattagtaggttagtaaatagacaagggaaattgaaacaattagggtgtgagtgacagaaagggagagagaaaaagcaggaatgcaaggtttgcagaaagacacaaaaaagtatatgctaaatcaatgaacagtacaacataacatggaacataaattgtgacataaccagttagcaaaacaatgacaaactatataacatgacatggcaagtctaacaattaaatcgtaacaactaaacctgaaacataacatgacatgaaacataaaaacgtggtgagactagactaacataatacgtgacatgacaataacataaccaagacaataactaaacataaaacatgacatgacaaacatgaaacgtgacatgtgCCTGTAAGAGCGTCTACCTCTGGTCAAACTCAAGCTACAAATGAAATGTCCTTCTCTAATTCCATGGGTGTTTGAGATTAAATGGTAGACTGCAGATGTAAGATGCCATATGTTTCAGAAGATCACATGCTTGTTTGTACTCTCCAAAATAGACAGTGGAGGTTGCAGCaatgaatataaacacacaaacaagttGGGCATTTCGTAAACTTCATTGGAATCTAGTATGTAGAATCATGTCCTCTTTCACTCAGTGTGAGACCTGTGTTGTTTCAGATGCCTTCTCAGTTTTTTAAGAATTGTAAAGAAGTGGGATTGTTTGATAAATGAGCTAGTCCATTCGTGCATGTCTTGAAACAGGTCACAGAAGATTCACCTAATGATTGCCTTGTAAGGACAGATTGTACTGCTCTATGTCAGCTGTcagaaattgagctggtcaagctgggtatgagctggtcaagcagcatggccaagctggtcataacagttgtctagctgggtataaactgactagtgctggtagcttgtgtgagtttaagctggtcaaaccatgtcaagctgggagctgttctgaactggccaaccagctaaaccatattGAGCTGGAAGAtgttctgaactggtcaaccagcgaccagctgtttcaaaacctaacttgagctgttttttcatcaGGTTGCTAGTCCATAACCCCTCCAATATGCTTAGCTGTTTTTGTGCCACCAGTTTTTAATTGTCATTTGATACAGTGTTAACCTTAGATGTTTCTCCGCTTGCTTTGCCACCCCTGAGAAGCAAATCAGAGCATCAGCAGGTCCAATAGCCCCATGCCCCATCCAGAGTCTACCACTAGTGATAGACTCGCTGAATCACTGCACATCACTGCAACTCATGCAGTTGAGACTGTGGTGCTGTAGTCATGCAGCTCAGCCTTTTGTGTGCAAAAATCAGAGTTTTACACACATCAGGTGAACACAGTTTAAAGAGCGCAGTGCTtaaataaattttttattttgttctgctTGGTACCATAACATTCTGCTGTAGAATAGTTTGGGTTAAGATAGTCATGTCTGTGGCATTGGCCTTCTTAAATCAGAAGGATATAATATTTACTTTTTGTAACATAAAGTTCCACTTTAGTAATGCTCACATATGACAGCATAAAGAAAACCATACAGTACTCATTCCTCCGACTTCCTGGATTCCTCCACAGGAGTAGCATTTCACCTGCTTATTACTGtggattaaattaataaaatgttttattgtggtTTAAACACTGATTATTGATTGGGTGGTAGTTTAAAATGTCACTTCTCTCTAACTGCACAATATGTATTGCTTAATAATCCCTCATGTTGAATGTggtgtgtgtaaatgttaaaGAAGTACTTCAGGGTGGTTTATCCATAAATTCTTAATAGCTGTAGCAATGGACTGACATGTGTTCAACAAAAAGGCAGGAGGTGTGCCTGTAAGCAGAGAATGTAAGGATTTTGAAGACAGAACCATAAGAGTGTTTCATGTTTTAACATCAAAAGAAGGTCATAGTCTTTTTAATGTTGCCAATTAAACTTAAACTTGAATTTAGCATGTACTGATTGGATTTTTGGATATGTTACTCAATCTGTAATTTGctaagtataaaaataaaaggtggcACTGGTTAggccagtgcagtgtgtgttctcCTTACA encodes:
- the atp5mc3a gene encoding ATP synthase membrane subunit c locus 3a translates to MYACAKFVSTPALVRVGSRALCRPLSAAVMSGPLTRTGEASAALLPQSGPSPLALRGFQTSAASRDIDTAAKFIGAGAATVGVAGSGAGIGTVFGSLIIGYARNPSLKQQLFSYAILGFALSEAMGLFCLMVAFLILFAM